The Pseudomonas sp. KU26590 genomic sequence TCCATTCGAACTGACTCGGCGCGGTACTATTCGCGCTACGCTGAAAGGCAAACAAAACAGCCCCGACCGCGCCGTCTCCGCGCACCTGGACACCATCGGTGCCAGCGTTCGTGAAGTCAAAGACAACGGCCGACTGGGCCTGGCCCCGGTCGGCTGCTGGTCCAGCCGTTTTGCCGAAGGCAGCCGCGTCAGCGTGTTCACTGACACCGGCGTGATTCGCGGCAGCGTACTGCCGTTGATGGCATCCGGGCACGCGTTCAACACCGCCGTTGACACCATGCCCATCAGTTGGGACCACGTCGAAGTGCGCCTGGACGCCTACAGCGCCACCCGCGCAGATTGCGAATCGGTGGGCATCAACATTGGCGATTTCGTGGCGTTTGACCCGCTGCCCGAGTTCACCGACAGCGGGCACATCAGCGCTCGTCATCTGGACGACAAGGCCGGCGTCGCCGCCCTGCTCGCGGCGCTCAAAGCCATCGTCGACAGCGGCGTAGAACCTCTGATCGATTGCCATCCGCTGTTCACCATTACCGAAGAAACCGGCAGCGGTGCGGCGGGCAGTCTGCCGTGGGACGTGAGCGAATTCGTCGGCATCGACATCGCGCCTGTTGCGCCCGGTCAGCACTCCAGCGAACACGCGGTCAGCGTGGCCATGCAGGATTCCGGCGGGCCCTATGATTATCACCTGTCGCGGCACTTGCTGCGCCTGGGCGAGCAAAACGATCTGTCCGTGCGCCGCGACCTGTTCCGCTATTACTACAGCGACGCGCATTCGGCGATCACCGCCGGCTACGACACGCGCACGGCCCTTTTGGCCTTTGGCTGCGACGCGACCCATGGCTATGAACGCACCCACATCGACAGCCTGAGCACGCTGAGCCGCCTGCTTACCGCTTACATCATGAGCCCGCCAGTGTTCGCCAGCGACGCGCACCCGTCCAACGCATCGCTGGAGAATTTCAGCCACCAGTTGGAGCACGACGCGCAGATGGAAAGCGACACTCGGGTGCCCCCGGTGGATACGTTGGTGGGGCAGCGATAGCCTGCCCGCACGGGGCGCGATAGCATCGCCGCCCCGTGTACCTTTTGTGATTGCCGAGAAACCTATGCTGATCCCTTACGACCAACTCGAAGCCGACACCCTGACGCGCCTGATCGAGGACTTCGTGACCCGCGATGGCACTGACAACGGCGACGACACGCCGCTCGAAACCCGCGTGTTGCGGGTGCGCCATGCCCTGAGCAAAGGTCAGGCGGTGATTTTCTTCGACATGGACAGCCAGCAATGTCAGCTGATGCTCAAGCATGAAGTCCCAAAGGAATATTTCGAGGAGTAGGCCACCTGTGCCCACCACTGAACCGGGATGGCCACTGACGTGGACTCATCTGACCGGCGACCGGTTGGCCAGGCTGTGCAGCCGTGAAGCGATTCGTCGTAGAACTTCTGCCCGATGAATCCTGACGCGTCGCGGCGCATTGATTCCCAGGCGAACCTGGTTGCCAGTGATCCCCAGCACCTTCACGGTGATGTCATCACCAATGTTGAAGGTCTCTCCGATTTCCCGCGTCAATACCAGCATACGCCCTACTCCTTGGCTGTAACCGAGAAGGCAGGTTGACGCTCAGACCCCGGCGCTTCAATGCGCGAGAGCAAAATCAGTAACGCCCTTCAACCCTCAAAGAACATGGCTGACAGACGCTTCCTACGCGCCCGGGCATTTCCGGCCTGGACATCCGAGAAAGGGCTGTTGGACGTCAGTTTTGTCCAGAACGACGTGCGATCAGGCGGCTGACCAGCGCGGGCCGAACAGAATGATGGTCGCGCCGATCACGCAGAAGCCAACGCCGATCCAGTCCGAGGTCAACGGTCGGACACGCTCGATAACGCCCAGCCAGACAATGGAAGCGATGATGTAGATGCCGCCGTACGCCGCGTAGGCGCGCCCGGCATACGTGGCTTCGACCCGGGTCAACAGCACGGCGAACAACGTCAGGCTGAGCAGCGCGAGAATCGCCCACAGCGCGCTCTTGCCTTGGCGCAGCCACATCCAGAAGGCGTAACACCCGGCGATCTCGAACAGAGCGGCAAGAAAGAACCAGAGGTAATTGAGCACGGTAAGCCTCGTCCAGGGCAGCGGGAAAGTGCCGGCCACCCTATCAGAAAAGCCCTTTGACTGACGTTTGGTTCAACTCCCGGACTTCGCCTTGGCGCGCATCTTCTCCGCCATATTGGCCATCTCGTCGTACAGCAACTGGGGATTTTTCTGTTTTAGCTGCCAGGCCATTCGCCCTTGCTCATGGGGCAGGATCATGAACTCGCCGCTGGCGACCTGCTGGTAGATGTAATCGGCGATGTCCATCGCACTGATGGGCGAACTCTCCAGCAGCTTGCCGACCTGGGCTTTCATCGCCGGCGTGGGGCCACGAAAGGAATCCAGCAAGTTGGTCTGGAAGAACGACGGACACACCACATGCACGCCGATTTCCTGCTGGCGCAGCTCGATCAGCAGGCTCTCCGACAGCGCGACCACACCCGCCTTGGCGACGTTGTAATTGCTCATCGCCGGGCCCTGCATCAACGCCGCCATGGAGGCGATGTTGATGATCTTGCCCTTGCTCTGCTCCAGCAGCGGCAAGAACGCTTTGCAACCTTTGACGACGCCCATCAGGTTGATTGCGATTTGCCAGTCCCAATCCTCAAGGGACAATTCGCCAAAGAAACCGCCTGACGCCACACCGGCGTTGTTGACGATCACATCAATGCCGCCGAATTTCTGTTCGCAGGCTTGGGCGAAGGCGGTGAGTTGGCTGTAGTCCCGAACGTCACAGCGCTGAACGAAACCGTCCCCACCCGCTTCGCGCACCAGGCGCAGGGTTTCCCCAAGGCCGCTGTCACTGACATCCGACAGCGCCAGCTGCCAACCTTCGCGCGCCCAGCGCAGCGCGATCTCGCGTCCCAGCCCGGACCCTGCGCCGGTGATCATGATGCGGTTGTGCATAGCAGACGCCTTGTCGGTTTCGAAGAAGTAGCCAGAGTGTAAACAGGAGGATTGTCCGACAAACCCTTCATCAGGTCGCTGAATATGAGAGGCAAACCGATGCCTTGGAGGTTTTATCACTCTTTCGGATGTATTCAGCCAGTGGGGTGATGGAAGGTCGGAGCATTAGATCGAACTTGGGGACCCGTTAGTTACAGCTTGGTTCCGCCCTAAACAGCGTACTTTTTCGCGCATTTTTTAATCAGAATTTGAAGCGATCAAGCTTTTACTAAACGCGCAAGGCTATGATTTTCCGGTTTTTTCTTTGAGATGTTAATTTTTATTTCTGTAGCTCAGAACCTTTTGATTAGTGCGACAGTCGGATCCATCAAGCAGCACAAAGTTAGCCATCATGGCGATCCAGTGAACTGCATAGCCATCTTCCAAGAACACTAGAGGGAACTCGTCATGGGCATCGGCACAATTCTGATCATCATCCTTATCCTGCTGTTGGTCGGCGGACTTCCAGTATTCCCGCACTCGAGAAGCTGGGGCTACGGTCCGTCGGGCATCATCGGTACGATTCTGGTGATCCTGCTGATATTGGTGTTGCTGGGCAGGATTTAACTGCCAGGTTGGCATTAAAAAAGAACCGCGCTTAGGCGCGGTTTTTTTTGTGTTTTTTTTGGAGCGGATCTGCCTGGGGGCAGATTGTTTCGCCTTCGGCGAGTTACTTTTAAAAAGCACTAAAAGTAACCAAAAGTGCCTGCTCTCGGTTGGGCCCGACTTCGTGGGGTTCCCTCACTCCGACGACGCTCCGTGGGCCCGCGCCGAACGGACATCCATGTCCTAGCGGCGCTCTCGCGGCATCCATGCCGCTCGGCCTACTGCGCGTCGTCTGCGTTCGGCCTGCACCCAAGTCGCGATTGGCGGTGTTTGGACTTTTCGCTTACGAAGATCAAAGGCTTCCCGGCTGAAGCCGGTCCCACTGACTGGGCGCCCCTCGACTGTAGGAGCCGGCTTGCTGGCGAACGCGGGGTATCTGACACGAAGATACCGCTGGGTATTGAGGAGTTCAGCGAGAGTGAGGGTTTACAGCAATAGAACAGGACGTTCTGAGGAAGCTAGGGCATGAAGCCCTAGCGGCGTGCAGTTATCACTTTTTCTTTTTCGCAGGCTTGTCGGCTTTTTCTGCCTTGTCTGATTTCTTGGCCTTTTCTGGCTTGCTATCAGCTTTTTTTGCAGCCTTCTTTGGCTCAGCCGCTTTCTTGGTGTCTTTCTTGGCATCTTTCTTTTCGGAAGACTTAGAAAGCGCCGAAGCCGCCGCTGATTTCTTTTCCGGTGATGACTTTTTGTCTTTCAAATCCTTGCTGGCTTTCGAAGCTTCGCCTTTGCTTTTCTTGTCGTCTTTAGCCACGTTAACCACCTCTCGAAGAGTGCCGGTATTAGCACAAGGCCTGTGGGAATCTCCACACGCTAATCATTAGGCGAACCTGCTTAAAAGCGGTTCGTATGCGTCCGGCCAAGTCATCTACCCAGCCCCGCAAAGCCAAGACATGGTGTGCACTTAAATTTAAGTGGACACCAGTTCTAGCCTTTTAAGCGGGTATTTCATGCAGCCAACACGCCGTTCCTATTCCAAGTCCTTCAAGGCCCAAGTCATTCAAGAGTGTGCACAGCCCAGCGCTTCGATTGCCAGCGTCGCGCTCGGCCATAGCCTCAACGCAAACCTCGTCCACAAATGGATTCGGCTGCAAGCGCAGAAAAGCCCTGCGCTCCCACCTGCATTTATTCCGTTACCCATGCTGCTGGCCGGGGCCAACTCCCATCCGGCCTCATCGAATATCTGCGTTGAAATACAACACCCGCGCGGCACCGTAAAAGTGAACTGGCCCACTGAAAATGCTGCTGCCTGCGCGACCTTTCTTCGAGACCTTCTACGATGATTCGCATCGACGCCATCTGGCTCGCCACCGAACCGATGGACATGCGCGCAGGCACCGACACGGCGTTAGCCAAGGTGATAGCGGTGTTCGGTGCGGCGCAGCCGCACTGTGCTTATCTGTTCGCCAACCGCCGCGCCAATCGCATGAAAGTGCTGGTGCATGACGGCTTCGGGATATGGCTGGCAGCGCGCCGGTTAAACCAAGGCAAGTTTCACTGGCCTGGCATTCGCCAAGGCTCAGAAATGGAACTCGATACCGAGCAGTTTCAGGCACTGGTGCTGGGTCTGCCATGGCAACGCGCAGGTTCTGGAGGCTCGATCACACTGCTTTAACCGCTACCATTAGCCTATCGGTCTATCGCCGCGAATTGCCTGCTCTGGCAAAATCGGCGTCATGACTTCGCTTCCCGATCTCGCTCACCTGACCCCTGAACAACTGCGCGCCTTGACGGCGCAGTTGATGCAGCGTGTCGAGACGCTCGACCACCAGGTCGACACGCTGGGCAAGACGGTAGAAACGCTCGACCAACAAGTTGAGACGATGGGTAAGACCGTTGAGACCATGGGCAAGAAGATCAGCCGCGACCAAACGCTGATCGAGAAACTGACCCACGAAATCGCCCAGCTCAAACGTTTGAAATTTGCCAAGCGTAGCGAACAGATGAATCCCGAGCAGGCCAGCCTGCTCGATGATCTGATCGACACCGATATCGCGGCAATTGAAGCAGAGCTTCAAAGCTTGCAGGCAGTGATAACTCCGGCCGAGAAAAAGCAGAAGCCCAAGCGCACCGCATTACCGGCTGAGTTTCCACGCACGCTGATCCATCACGAACCGGACAACACTCACTGCCCATGCGGCTGCGCCCTCAAGCGCATCGGCGAGGACGTCAGCGAGAAGCTGGACTACACGCCCGGCGTATTTACCGTTGAACGCCATTTACGTGGCAAGTGGGTCTGCGATGACTGCGAAACGCTTATCCAGGCACCGGTTCCGGCGCAGGTTATTGATAAGGGCATCCCGACTGCGGGCCTACTTGCACACGTCATGATTGCCAAGTTTGCTGACCATCTGCCGCTTTACCGTCAGGAATCGATCTTCGGTCGAGCAGGCCTGGCGATTCCACGCTCAACCTTGGCTCAATGGGTGGGCGTGACGGGCGTGCAGTTGCAGCCGCTGGTCGACGCGCTGCGCGAAGTAGTGCTTGGGCAACAAGTCATCCACGCAGATGAAACACCGGTGCAGATGCTCATGCCGGGAACAAAGAAAACTCACCGTTCCTATGTGTGGGCCTACGCCACCAGCCAGTTCTCGGACTTGGCAGCGGTGGTTTATGACTTCAGTCCCAGTCGTGCCGGTGAGCATGCTCGCAACTTCCTGCAAGACTGGAGGGGCAAGCTGGTCTGCGACGATTTTGGCGGCTACAAGGCCAGCTTCGAACTGGGCGTGACCGAGATCGGCTGCATGGCCCATGCCAGGCGCAAATTCTTCGAGCTGCACGCCACGAATAAAAGCACGCTCGCCGAGCAAGCCCTGCGCTATATCCAGTTGTTGTACGAAATCGAGAGCGAAGTCCGCGATCTGGAGCCGGATTTACGGCGCCGAATACGGCAAGAAAAAGCCGTCCCAGTGATGAATATGTTGCATGCCTGGATGATCGCCCAGCGTGACCTCGTGCCCGGAGGCTCGGCCATCAGCAGAGCACTCGATTACAGCCTCAAACGCTGGGCAGCGCTGTCGCGCTACCTTGATGACGGGGCCGTACCCATAGATAACAATTGGGCCGAAAACCAAATCAGGCCATGGGCTCTTGGGCGCAAGAACTGGCTCTTCGCAGGGTCTCTACGCAGCGGAAAACGGGCAGCGGCGATCATGAGTCTGATCCAGTCGGCGAGACTGAATGGTCATGATCCTTATGCCTATCTGAAAGATGTTCTCACGCGGCTGCCGACTCAGCGGGCGAGTGAAATCGACCAGTTGCTGCCGCATAAGTGGCAACCGTTTTAAGCACGCAAGGCGTGATGCCGGAGGCATACTTCTAACCATCATCGATACAGGCTGATTACCCAACAGATACAAGGGTAGATCCGCCCCAAATGATCGCTTGCGCCACTATCACATTTTGCCCATTGAAGGTGACAGCAGGGCTACCATAAAGCTGGTAACCCATCTGCAATGCAGCACTCACACGGTGACAGAAAGCTGCATCGTCATGGCCAGTAAGAATACGATAAATTGGCAGATCGTCAGGTGGTACGGTCACATGCGAACTCCTCTAACATAGGGTGGTTCTGGCTCAAGATTGCTCATGTAGGGCACAGGTTATCGGCTTGCGTATCCTGAGTTCTGAAATAGATTACACCACTCGTGTGACACTGCCATTTGGAAGGAAATGTACCCATCCTCAGCGCGCACTTTACAAGGCGGGTTGCCCAGGCGCTTACCTTTAAAGGGTTTGGGATAAGAGGTTCTTTGGCGCATGGCAATCCTGATGATAGGGGCGATAGTGTCCACGTATTTTTAAGTGGACAACATCACCCTTATCGCTGGGATCGGGTAGGTGACTTCGCCGGACGCTTACAGCGGTTCAATCTTTTTTAAGCGCTGAACGCAAAAATGACATCTGCCTCATATTCATCCGCGCCTTAAATGCCGGTTCGCCGGCAAGCCGGCTCCTACCGGAAAGCGAAAGACGATACGACGGACAGAGAAATAACCGGCGCCTGAAATGACCCCTTCCCGGCTAAAGCCGGTCCCACTAAAAGGCACATCGCGTACACCCCGTGGGACCGGCGGCGCACCCTGTAGGACCGGCTTCAGCCAGGAAGCCTTTGCCGTTGCCGTTGCCGTTGCTTTTGATCT encodes the following:
- a CDS encoding DUF3309 family protein, coding for MGIGTILIIILILLLVGGLPVFPHSRSWGYGPSGIIGTILVILLILVLLGRI
- the csrA gene encoding carbon storage regulator CsrA, whose product is MLVLTREIGETFNIGDDITVKVLGITGNQVRLGINAPRRVRIHRAEVLRRIASRLHSLANRSPVR
- a CDS encoding osmoprotectant NAGGN system M42 family peptidase, with the protein product MTNANILEPDLNYLQKVLLEMLAIPSPTGFTDTIVRYVAERLDELGIPFELTRRGTIRATLKGKQNSPDRAVSAHLDTIGASVREVKDNGRLGLAPVGCWSSRFAEGSRVSVFTDTGVIRGSVLPLMASGHAFNTAVDTMPISWDHVEVRLDAYSATRADCESVGINIGDFVAFDPLPEFTDSGHISARHLDDKAGVAALLAALKAIVDSGVEPLIDCHPLFTITEETGSGAAGSLPWDVSEFVGIDIAPVAPGQHSSEHAVSVAMQDSGGPYDYHLSRHLLRLGEQNDLSVRRDLFRYYYSDAHSAITAGYDTRTALLAFGCDATHGYERTHIDSLSTLSRLLTAYIMSPPVFASDAHPSNASLENFSHQLEHDAQMESDTRVPPVDTLVGQR
- the tnpC gene encoding IS66 family transposase, translating into MTSLPDLAHLTPEQLRALTAQLMQRVETLDHQVDTLGKTVETLDQQVETMGKTVETMGKKISRDQTLIEKLTHEIAQLKRLKFAKRSEQMNPEQASLLDDLIDTDIAAIEAELQSLQAVITPAEKKQKPKRTALPAEFPRTLIHHEPDNTHCPCGCALKRIGEDVSEKLDYTPGVFTVERHLRGKWVCDDCETLIQAPVPAQVIDKGIPTAGLLAHVMIAKFADHLPLYRQESIFGRAGLAIPRSTLAQWVGVTGVQLQPLVDALREVVLGQQVIHADETPVQMLMPGTKKTHRSYVWAYATSQFSDLAAVVYDFSPSRAGEHARNFLQDWRGKLVCDDFGGYKASFELGVTEIGCMAHARRKFFELHATNKSTLAEQALRYIQLLYEIESEVRDLEPDLRRRIRQEKAVPVMNMLHAWMIAQRDLVPGGSAISRALDYSLKRWAALSRYLDDGAVPIDNNWAENQIRPWALGRKNWLFAGSLRSGKRAAAIMSLIQSARLNGHDPYAYLKDVLTRLPTQRASEIDQLLPHKWQPF
- a CDS encoding YnfA family protein translates to MLNYLWFFLAALFEIAGCYAFWMWLRQGKSALWAILALLSLTLFAVLLTRVEATYAGRAYAAYGGIYIIASIVWLGVIERVRPLTSDWIGVGFCVIGATIILFGPRWSAA
- a CDS encoding YheU family protein, whose amino-acid sequence is MLIPYDQLEADTLTRLIEDFVTRDGTDNGDDTPLETRVLRVRHALSKGQAVIFFDMDSQQCQLMLKHEVPKEYFEE
- the tnpA gene encoding IS66-like element accessory protein TnpA, producing the protein MQPTRRSYSKSFKAQVIQECAQPSASIASVALGHSLNANLVHKWIRLQAQKSPALPPAFIPLPMLLAGANSHPASSNICVEIQHPRGTVKVNWPTENAAACATFLRDLLR
- a CDS encoding DUF1737 domain-containing protein, producing the protein MTVPPDDLPIYRILTGHDDAAFCHRVSAALQMGYQLYGSPAVTFNGQNVIVAQAIIWGGSTLVSVG
- a CDS encoding SDR family oxidoreductase, with the protein product MHNRIMITGAGSGLGREIALRWAREGWQLALSDVSDSGLGETLRLVREAGGDGFVQRCDVRDYSQLTAFAQACEQKFGGIDVIVNNAGVASGGFFGELSLEDWDWQIAINLMGVVKGCKAFLPLLEQSKGKIINIASMAALMQGPAMSNYNVAKAGVVALSESLLIELRQQEIGVHVVCPSFFQTNLLDSFRGPTPAMKAQVGKLLESSPISAMDIADYIYQQVASGEFMILPHEQGRMAWQLKQKNPQLLYDEMANMAEKMRAKAKSGS
- the tnpB gene encoding IS66 family insertion sequence element accessory protein TnpB (TnpB, as the term is used for proteins encoded by IS66 family insertion elements, is considered an accessory protein, since TnpC, encoded by a neighboring gene, is a DDE family transposase.), with the translated sequence MIRIDAIWLATEPMDMRAGTDTALAKVIAVFGAAQPHCAYLFANRRANRMKVLVHDGFGIWLAARRLNQGKFHWPGIRQGSEMELDTEQFQALVLGLPWQRAGSGGSITLL